A genomic window from Streptomyces sp. MST-110588 includes:
- a CDS encoding bi-domain-containing oxidoreductase, with product MKQVVQNYRSGELALLDVPVPGCKPGGVLVRSAYSLISTGTELMKVSEAGMSMLGKARSRPDQVAKVVQSVATNGVPATYRKVMGKLDSYTPLGYSLCGVVEQVGTGIEDVAVGDLVACAGNEHALHAELNWVPKNLYARVPDGLAPRHAAFGTVGSIALQGVRRGESQLGDVALVIGLGLIGQLVVQLLAASGVRVVGADPDPARCELAARLGAAACGDPASAAVEAAVAELTGGHGVDQVYLAAGGGSNQPVELAARLSRDRGRVVDIGKCRLDLPWNAYYEKELDVRFSRSYGPGRYDPEYELQGRDYPVGYVRWTERRNLACFLDLLARGSVDVEPLISHVAGFDDAVETYRSLEDGDLKAVAVLFRYPGQAAKPQAPAVAVPAVNVERTSARAVRTPVRLAFVGAGNYATSMLLPHLAQRDGVTLSTVVTTTALSAANARRKFGFAEATTDLDAVLGDKSIDAVFVVTRHSSHAELTRRALLAGKAVFVEKPLALTEEELAGVLAAVEESGNDRLQVGFNRRFAPLLRQARQRFGARSGPANLRYLVNAGRLEHGSWYLRQGTEGSRFAGEGGHFIDTASWLLGADPSSVYALATPGNEDLQVVLRYPDGSTATISYLTTGPASYPKETLDLVADNRALRLEDFVRASVFFDGTAGRKRWVSSRLPKARDKGQNAELAAFIKAVRTGGPMPVRLESLAATTAATLAVQTGLAGGAPVTLARTR from the coding sequence GTGAAACAGGTTGTGCAGAACTACAGGAGTGGCGAGCTGGCGCTGCTCGACGTGCCGGTACCGGGGTGCAAGCCGGGCGGCGTGCTGGTCCGGAGCGCCTACTCGCTCATCTCCACCGGGACCGAGCTCATGAAGGTGTCCGAGGCCGGCATGTCGATGCTGGGCAAGGCCCGCTCCCGGCCGGACCAGGTGGCCAAGGTCGTACAGAGCGTGGCCACCAACGGGGTGCCCGCCACCTACCGCAAGGTGATGGGCAAGCTGGACTCCTACACGCCGCTGGGCTACTCGCTGTGCGGGGTGGTCGAGCAGGTCGGCACCGGGATCGAGGATGTGGCGGTCGGTGACCTCGTGGCCTGTGCCGGCAACGAGCACGCGCTGCACGCGGAGCTGAACTGGGTGCCGAAGAACCTCTACGCCCGGGTGCCGGACGGCCTCGCGCCGCGGCACGCGGCCTTCGGCACCGTCGGGTCGATCGCGTTGCAGGGGGTGCGCCGCGGCGAGTCACAGCTCGGCGACGTGGCCCTGGTCATCGGCCTGGGGCTGATCGGGCAACTGGTGGTGCAACTGCTGGCCGCCTCGGGGGTCCGCGTCGTCGGGGCCGACCCCGACCCGGCGCGCTGCGAGCTGGCCGCGCGTCTGGGCGCCGCGGCCTGCGGCGATCCCGCGTCCGCGGCCGTGGAGGCCGCCGTCGCCGAGCTCACCGGCGGTCACGGCGTGGACCAGGTGTACCTGGCCGCCGGCGGCGGCAGCAACCAGCCCGTCGAGCTGGCCGCCCGGCTGAGCCGGGACCGCGGCCGGGTCGTCGACATCGGCAAGTGCCGCCTGGACCTGCCGTGGAACGCGTACTACGAGAAGGAGCTCGACGTCCGGTTCTCCCGCAGTTACGGCCCCGGGCGTTACGACCCGGAGTACGAACTCCAGGGGCGGGACTACCCGGTCGGCTACGTGCGCTGGACCGAGCGCCGCAACCTGGCCTGCTTCCTGGACCTCCTGGCGCGCGGCAGTGTCGACGTGGAGCCCCTGATCTCCCACGTCGCCGGCTTCGATGACGCCGTCGAGACGTACCGGAGTCTTGAGGACGGCGACTTGAAGGCCGTGGCCGTACTGTTCCGCTACCCCGGACAGGCGGCGAAACCGCAGGCCCCTGCGGTGGCCGTGCCCGCGGTGAACGTCGAGCGGACTTCGGCCCGGGCCGTCAGGACGCCGGTGCGCCTGGCGTTCGTCGGCGCGGGAAACTACGCCACCTCCATGCTGCTGCCGCACCTGGCACAGCGCGACGGCGTCACGTTGTCGACGGTCGTCACCACGACGGCGCTGTCCGCGGCCAACGCGCGGCGCAAGTTCGGCTTCGCCGAGGCGACCACCGATCTCGACGCCGTACTCGGCGACAAGTCCATCGACGCGGTGTTCGTGGTCACCCGGCACAGCTCGCACGCCGAACTGACCCGAAGAGCACTGCTGGCCGGCAAGGCCGTGTTCGTGGAAAAGCCGCTGGCCCTCACCGAGGAGGAGCTGGCCGGGGTGCTCGCGGCGGTGGAGGAGTCCGGCAACGACCGGCTGCAGGTGGGCTTCAACCGCCGGTTCGCGCCGCTGCTGCGTCAGGCCCGGCAGCGGTTCGGCGCCCGCAGCGGCCCGGCGAACCTGCGCTACCTGGTCAACGCGGGCCGGCTGGAGCACGGCAGTTGGTACCTGCGGCAAGGCACCGAGGGCTCGCGGTTCGCCGGCGAGGGCGGACACTTCATCGACACGGCGAGCTGGCTGCTGGGGGCCGACCCGTCATCGGTGTACGCGCTCGCCACGCCCGGCAACGAGGACCTCCAGGTCGTACTGCGCTACCCGGACGGGTCCACGGCCACCATCAGTTACCTCACCACCGGCCCGGCCTCCTACCCCAAGGAGACGCTGGACCTGGTCGCGGACAACCGTGCGCTGCGGCTGGAGGACTTCGTCCGCGCCTCGGTGTTCTTCGACGGTACGGCCGGCCGTAAGCGGTGGGTCAGCTCGCGGCTGCCCAAGGCCCGGGACAAGGGACAGAACGCCGAGCTGGCCGCGTTCATCAAGGCCGTACGGACCGGCGGGCCGATGCCGGTGCGGCTGGAGTCGCTGGCCGCCACCACGGCGGCCACCCTCGCTGTGCAGACCGGCCTGGCCGGCGGCGCGCCGGTGACGTTGGCGAGGACGCGATGA